From a single Cydia amplana chromosome 22, ilCydAmpl1.1, whole genome shotgun sequence genomic region:
- the LOC134658281 gene encoding small nuclear ribonucleoprotein G: MSKAHPPELKKFMDKKLSLKLNAGRAVTGVLRGFDPFMNLVLDESVEESKDGQRNNIGMVVIRGNSIIMLESLDRI; the protein is encoded by the exons ATGTCGAAAGCACATCCTCCGGAATTGAAGAA GTTCATGGACAAGAAGCTGTCCCTTAAGCTGAATGCGGGACGTGCAGTCACCGGGGTGCTCCGAGGGTTTGATCCCTTCATGAACCTGGTGCTTGACGAGTCAGTGGAGGAGTCCAAGGATGGGCAGAGGAACAACATTGGCATGGTG GTAATCAGAGGAAATAGTATCATCATGCTCGAGTCACTAGACAGAATATAG